A region of the Deltaproteobacteria bacterium HGW-Deltaproteobacteria-6 genome:
ATTTGTCGAGATCGGAACCGAATTGGGCAAATGCTGCCAGTTCACGGAACTGGGCCAGATCAAGTTTCAGCGTGCCGGCAACCTGCTTCATCGCCTTCACCTGGGCTGCGCCGCCGACGCGGGACACGGACAGACCGACGTTGATAGCCGGTCGGATACCGGAGAAGAACGAACTCGGTTCCAAATAAACCTGGCCGTCGGTAATTGAAATAACGTTGGTCGGAATGTAGGCCGACACATCGCCCGCCTGGGTTTCGATAATCGGCAGAGCGGTGAGCGATCCGCCGCCCAACTCCTGACTGACACGGGCTGAACGTTCCAGCAGACGGGAGTGATTGTAAAAAATGTCGCCGGGATAAGCTTCACGTCCGGGAGGACGACGTAAGAGCAGTGAAATCTGACGGTAAGCAACTGCCTGTTTGGACAGATCGTCATAAACAATCAATGCATCCTGGCTCTTATCTCTAAAGTATTCACCAATACTGCAACCGGCATAGGCCGCGATATACTGAAGTGTTGCGGGATCGGAAGCGCATCCGGCAACGATACATGTGTAAGACATCGCGTCATGCTGTCTTAATTTTTCCACAACCTGCGCCACGGTGGATTTCTTCTGGCCGATGGCGACGTAGATACATTTAACGCCCGTATCTTTCTGGCGAATGATCGCATCGACGCAAATGGCTGTTTTACCAATCTGGCGGTCGCCAATAATAAGTTCACGCTGGCCGCGTCCGATCGGCGTCATGGCATCAATGGCTTTGAGGCCCGTGTACATCGGCTGGTTAACGGGTTGGCGCGCGATAACACCTGGGGCAACCATTTCAATTCGGCGAAACTCGGTGGCTTCAATGGGGCCTTTACCATCCAGTGGCGCTCCCGTCGCGTCAATGACACGGCCGAGCAGTCCTTCACCCACCGGAACCTGCGCGATTTTACCGGTTCTCTTAACGATATCACCTTCTTTGATATGTGTAACTTCTCCCAGAACGGCAACACCGACATTATCTGCTTCCAGGTTGAGAACCATACCCAGAATGCCGCCGGGGAATTCAAGAAGCTCCATAACCATTGCGTTTTGAACACCGTAAACTCTCGCGATACCGTCACCGACAGACAGGACTGTTCCTGTTTCGCTTATATCCAGCTTTTTTTCATAGCTTTTAATTTGCTCAGAAATAATTTGACTAATTTCTTCCGCCTTGATTGCTTCCATGTTTATCTTGCCTCCCCTAAGAGATTCCTCATATTATTCAATTGGTTTTTGATGCTGCCGTCATAAAGCGTATCACCAACACCAATAACTATGCCACCTAATAGGCCCTTGTCTGATTCAACCGTTACTTCAACTTCGCGGCCCGTCATTTTTTTCAAATTAGAGGTTATGTAATCCTGCGTCTCACCGGATAGAGGAAATGCCGTCCTCAAAGTTACTCTCACTTTTTGAAGCGTTTCATCCATCAACTGCCTGTAGCAGCTTTCAATGTCCGGTAAAACATCGATCCGTTTCTTATCGATCAGCAAATTTAAAAAATTGATTGTCATTTTAGAAAGCGATAATTTGCCGATGATCTTATCCAGCACTTTCTTCTTAGCTTCCTCGTCAAAGATCGGATTGGCTAAAAAGCCACCCAAATCTTTATTCTCTGCAACAATTGAAGAAAACTGACTGAGCTCGTTATAATACTGTTCCAGTTTCTTTTCTTCCTCGGCAATTTCAAAAAATGCGCGAGCGTATCGTTTTGAAATATTGCTGATCAATTTTTGTTCACCACCTTATCCATATATTCCTTGACCATCGCTTCATGGTCCTGTGCTGTTATGTTCTTCTTTAGTATTTCTTCCGCCATTTGCACTGAAAGGGCAACTGCTTCACTGCGCAACTGACCGGAAGCTTTATTCAACTCCTGTTCGATGCGCGCCTGCGCGTCTTCTTTCATTTTCTGGGCGGCCTTGCTTGCATCTTCAATGATCTTCTGCTTTTCGACAACACCCTGAGCCTTGATCATTTCAAAAATACCGTCAATTTCCAGAGAAGCCTTGTCGATCTTTTCCGCATACTCCCTGTACTGCTTCTCGGCATCCGCCTTTTGAACGGCTGTGCTTTCCAGGGAATCCTTGATGTCCTGACGCCGGCCGGCAAAAAAGCTTTTGATTTTCGGTGCTAACATCCATACCAGAAAGCCAATGATAATAGCGGCATTAAGCGTCTTCCAGGCAAAATCTTTCCATTGGGATCCGCCTTCACCATGCCCCTCGCCGCCACCTGACGCATAAACCATGCAAGCCGAAGCGAAAACGATAAACAGGGAAAGAAACAGCGAAAAATTAATTGATCGGCGTGAATACTTCATTGCATTCTCCTTCCCAGAATCTTTTCCGCAATTTCCAGAGAAAGCTTACGGGACTGGCCGTCAAGTATCTGCCGAGCAGCTTGCATCTCCGCATCCATCTTCTTTTGAAATTCTTGATACATTATTGGTATTTCATTACGGACGGCATCGACAATGCCTTTGGCCTGCTGAGCACCTTCCGTGATAATCTCTTTTTTCAGATCAGAAGCGCTCGTTTTTGCCTTATTGAGTTTTTCATCATATTCGGCGGCTTTTTTATCCACAGAATCTTTGAAAAGCTTAATTTCATTTTCGAGCTCTTCAAGCTGTTTTTTACGGCGGTCTATGATGGACAAAATGGGTTTATAAAGAAGATAATTGAGGATAAAAACTAAGGCTATGAAAGTAGCCATCTGAACGAAAAGTGTTAAATCTGGAATTACGGTAACCACAACTTACCTCGTCTTTTTTCAGAACTTATTATCCATACTTGCCATGGGACAATAAGGTGAATTAAATTTAATCTAACATTTCAAACAGCGTAATCTCTGGCAGTGATTTGTTACAGAAGCTGACGTTCAATAACCGGGCTCGCTGAAGCTAGCCACACCGCGAGGACGGAGGTTACTAACCATACACTTGTTTGGTTGTCAAGCTTTTTTATGACCGACGGTCTAATTTTGATAAAATCACAGCTATGATAGTTTAAATAAGTGCTTGAAAGAACTTAATCCACTGATGATTGAACTATTTTTTGCTCCTTTGCATCAATCATATGTGACCGTCCATCAAAAAGCGCCCCCTCTTCCATGATGAAGACCGGTGTCCGCACGTCGCCGAGAAATTTTCCTGTGGAGTGAATGTTTATTTTTTCCTTCACATCAATACTGCCTTGAACTTCACCGCCGATATAGACACTGTGAACGGCAATGTTGGCCTTCACCAAAGCACCCTCACCGATATCAACAGACCCTTGCCCGAAAATCTCTCCTTGAAAATCGCCGTCAATACGAACATTGCCGTTAAACATCAGTTTACCGACAAACTCGGCGCCCTTCCCTAAAAAAG
Encoded here:
- a CDS encoding F0F1 ATP synthase subunit alpha, which produces MEAIKAEEISQIISEQIKSYEKKLDISETGTVLSVGDGIARVYGVQNAMVMELLEFPGGILGMVLNLEADNVGVAVLGEVTHIKEGDIVKRTGKIAQVPVGEGLLGRVIDATGAPLDGKGPIEATEFRRIEMVAPGVIARQPVNQPMYTGLKAIDAMTPIGRGQRELIIGDRQIGKTAICVDAIIRQKDTGVKCIYVAIGQKKSTVAQVVEKLRQHDAMSYTCIVAGCASDPATLQYIAAYAGCSIGEYFRDKSQDALIVYDDLSKQAVAYRQISLLLRRPPGREAYPGDIFYNHSRLLERSARVSQELGGGSLTALPIIETQAGDVSAYIPTNVISITDGQVYLEPSSFFSGIRPAINVGLSVSRVGGAAQVKAMKQVAGTLKLDLAQFRELAAFAQFGSDLDKSTQAQLDRGVRLVELLKQPQYQPMSLGQEIVVLFAGTRGFIDKVDVEKVQAYEKQLLSFVESKHSDILKEIEDKKIISPELEKKMKDALTAFDSVFVAE
- a CDS encoding F0F1 ATP synthase subunit delta gives rise to the protein MISNISKRYARAFFEIAEEEKKLEQYYNELSQFSSIVAENKDLGGFLANPIFDEEAKKKVLDKIIGKLSLSKMTINFLNLLIDKKRIDVLPDIESCYRQLMDETLQKVRVTLRTAFPLSGETQDYITSNLKKMTGREVEVTVESDKGLLGGIVIGVGDTLYDGSIKNQLNNMRNLLGEAR